The Prochlorococcus sp. MIT 1341 genomic interval CCACTGGATAGTTGGAAAACTCACGGCACCACTAACACAGGACAAGGTGCCAACTGAATAACACGAACAGCAATACTTTCTTTTTCTTCCTCAAGGTTTATGCCCTTAGTACCCATCACAATCAAATCAACATTTTTTTCATCTGCTACATCACAAATCACAAAAGCAGGTTTCCCTTTTCTATTAAGTGCCTCACAAACAATTCCAGCCTGCTGAGACCTATCCAAAATGGTTTCTAATATGTTCTTTCTCAACGTGGAATCATTTCCATCTGTACCCTCAGGATCTTCCACTACAAGCAAAATCAATTGGCTCTGTTGAGCTCTTGCCAAGTCCAAAGCCTTCTTTGCTGTATCAATTGCCTGACGAGGATGCCCAATTGGGAAAAGAACTGTTTCGAACAAATCAATAAGCTCCAACACTCAACTCTTATTTGTAGTAGAGCACTTCAACGTTATTTGGCCAACTGCACTGCAAGCCAAAAAGGCCACCAAAGGGTTAACCTCAGCCAGTTTAGTTACTTCATGAAATAACCATCATGGCGAAGCGTTCTCTATCTAACCTCAGCCCAGCAGATCTCAGTGGCAAACGAGTATTGGTTCGCGTGGACTTCAATGTTCCTCTAAATAATCAAGGCCAAATAACCGATGACACAAGGATCCGCGCAGCAATCCCAACAATTAATGACCTCATTCATAAAAGTGCGCGAGTGATCCTTTGTGCTCATTTCGGTAGACCAAAGGGAGAAGTCAAAGAAGGAATGCGCCTCACACCTGTTGCTGCTCGCCTAAGTGAGCTGCTTAATAAACAAGTTCAAAAAAGCAATAGTTGCATTGGCGAAGACGCATCAAACAAAGTGTCCGCCATGGAAAATGGTGACATTTTACTTCTAGAGAATGTCCGTTTTTTCGCTGAAGAAGAAAATAATGAACCGGGTTTTGCTAAAAGTCTGGCTTCCCTAGCAGAAGTTTATGTAAATGATGCATTTGGAGCAGCACATCGTGCACATGCTTCCACTGAAGGAGTTACCAAGTTCCTATCTCCAAATGTTGCCGGTTATCTAATGGAAAAAGAGCTGCAATATCTCCAAGGGGCTATAGATCAACCCAAAAGGCCATTAGCAGCAATTGTAGGGGGCTCTAAAGTAAGTAGCAAAATAGGTGTTCTTGAGTCTTTAATCGACAAATGCGACAAGGTATTAATTGGTGGAGGGATGATATTTACCTTCTATAAAGCAAGAGGCCTAGATGTAGGAAAAAGCTTGATTGAAAATGACAAACTTGAACTTGCAAAAAACCTCGAAGAGAAAGCCAAAGCGAAAGGAGTGGAATTATTATTGCCATCAGATGTTGTACTTGCTGATGATTTCTCTCCTGATGCCAATTCCAAAATCACATCTATAAATGCAATGCCAGATGGATGGATGGGCCTTGACATTGGTCCAGAATCAATCGCAACATTCCAATCAGCCCTAGAGAATTGTCAAACAGTCATTTGGAATGGACCCATGGGAGTATTTGAATTCGACAAATTTGCCAAGGGAACTAACGCTATAGCAAGCACACTTGCAAAAATTGGATCTACTGGTTGTTGTACCATTATTGGTGGTGGTGACTCAGTTGCAGCAGTTGAAAAAGCTGGTCTTGCTGAAAAGATGTCTCACATTTCTACTGGAGGTGGAGCAAGTTTAGAATTATTAGAAGGTAAAGTTCTACCTGGTGTAGCAGCTTTAGACGAAGCAAGCTGAACATGAAGGTGCAAGGCAATAATTATTTAATTAATTGCCAATTCTTCTTCTGTTGGGACAACTCTAACCAACTTCGTTACCGAAATAATTCCATTAGTATGAGCCAAAAGAATAGCCCAAGTCTGTTTCCCTGGGATAAGGGGAGCAAGTACTGATTTAAATAGTCCTCCCCCATGCATAGGCGCAAGCAATATCTCAGGACTCTCATCGGCATTAATCTGTTTACTTGTCAGGTCAATCAAACCTGCAGCAACAATTGATTCTCCTAATGGCTCATCAAATAAAACATCAATGTCATATCTACTACCAGTAAGGACAGCATCAGGTATTTGCAAAGTGATCGGAATTAAGTGATTATTGCTTCTAAGAATTGACTCCTCAAATAACAATTCCTGATCAATAATCTTTTCCTTGCGAGTTCGAAAAGCCAGAATTTGTTTAGATTGAAAATGATAATCTTGTTCTTTTAATTGAGTACTGCCATTAATAAATACTTCCAGAGTTGAACGGCCATCCTGAAGCTTGCTAGATGGCTTCAAAAGCCATCTAGCATCTGGGAACCGAGTTTTCAACCTTCTAAAGCGAAGCAATAAATCAGAAGCCTGCTCAACATCGAAGAAATTACTAAGAGTGCCCTCTGCAGAGCTATTTAATGCAGTCTCTATGTCATCAACTAACACCAGTGTGTCGCCTGCTCTTGATGAGGGCAATCCCATCAAAATCATTAACGCCAACAGAGATGATGCAAAAACAGCCTTTGTTGATTGTCGCAAGTTAGTGTTTGGTCTAATAAAGACAAGTTAATCGGCACTTCGCATAATGTGCCAAATACGATGCCAAAACTCCTTATTGCAGCAAGTGGAACAGGTGGGCATATCTACCCCGCATTAGCAGTAGCAAAAGCTTTACCTGCCACCTGGCAATGCAGATGGATAGGGGTACCAGACAGACTTGAGGCCAAAATCATCCCGACTGAATACCACCTCACCACAGTTAGCGCGGGTGGACTACAAAACAGCTTTTTTCACAAACTTCTACGATTACTGCAAGCGCTTGCGGTAAGCCTAAAGATACGAAGGTTGATAAAAAAAGAAAAAATACAAGTAGTTTTTACAACAGGTGGATATATAGCAGCGCCTGCAATTTTGGCCGCAAGGCTATGCCAGATACCAGTTTTACTCCATGAATCCAATGTGATCCCTGGGAAAGTAACCCGCTTCATGGGGAGATTCTGCAAAGTGGTAGCTATCGGACTTCCAGATACAGCTAGGCAGATCCCACGAATAAAGACGATCCTTACTGGAACTCCTGTTAGAGCAGAGTTTTATCAAATTCAACCTGTACCAACATGGGTACCTATCGGTTCAGGTCCCCTATTAATCGTTATAGGCGGTAGTCAAGGCGCTATAGGACTAAATCGAATGGTTAGACCTTTGTTACCATCTCTGCTAGAAGCAGGTTGCAGAGTTGTTCATATAACTGGGAACAATGATAAGGAAATTAATCATATAAACCATCCCAACCTCATTGAAAAAAAATTCACAGAAGAGGTCGCAGGGCTCCTTCAAAATGCAGACTTGGCTATCAGCAGAGCTGGTGCAGGTAGCATCAGTGAACTTGCCATATGTGGAACACCAAGTATTTTGGTGCCATTTCCGAATGCTTCCGATAGACATCAAGATGCGAATGCCTCATGTGTTGCATCATTTGGGGGAGCAGTGATAGTTCATCAACATAAAGCCAATGAATATAGTCTTAGAAACAACATTACTTATTTACTAAATCCACGACTATCAACAAAAGGGTCAAAAGAAGATCTTCTACTTACAATGAGCAAGCAAATAAGAAAATTAGCTGTTAAGGATGCTGAGAAAAGAATTGTCAAACTTTTAGAAGGGCTTATTTAATGGGATAGACAAGTTCCCAAAGCATTTACAATTCTTCTATTATCAAGTCGCCCTTGCAGAGATATTCTCAGCCATCGTTCATCAAGGTCAACAAAAGAGCGGCAGTCTCTTAATAAGATCCGTTTCTGAGCCATCTGCTCATTAATAGACAACAGAGAAACATCTCCTTCGATAAGTAAAAAATTTGCAGCGGATGGATAAGGTGTGATTCCTGGAAGCTGATCCAAATTGCGATATATCCATTGTCCCTCCTTCTCTACCCAGCGATGTACTCTTTGTATCCAACTTTCTACGGGAGGAGTATTCGTCATTAAATAAATTCCACCAGCTATGGCCAAGGCATTTAAAGGCCATGGATCACGCCAGTTCTTCCATCGCTCTAAGCGCTCAGGATCTCCAATCGCATAACCAATTCTTAAGCCTGGCAAGGAAAATAGTTTTGTCAAACTACGAATAACAACCAAATTAGAATTATTAGCTATCAATGAGACAAGTGATTCATCCTCACCACATGGCACCAAAGGCAAAAAGGCCTCATCACAAATAACAAGCTTATAGTTAGGTAGACAACTCTTAATTGATTCTCTACTCCATAACTGCCCAGTAGGATTATGAGGATTAGTTATCCAAAGAACATCTGATTTAGGAGTCAATGGAAACAACTGTGGTCTAGTAGCTGACCATACCCTTGGTAAAGACTCATACCGAAAGGCTGCCTGCCAACAACGAAGAGCTCTTTCGTAATCAGCAAACCCTGGGGAAGGTAATGAACTTAACCCTTGAAAAGAGGCATCCCGAGCCGCCCAGGTAATTAATTCTGCAGCACCATTGCCTGGTAATACCATTGCAGCATCAATCTGATGCCATTTAGCAATGGCCTGACGCAACTCGAGATAGTCCCTATCAGGATAGTGATGCAACACGTCTTCTCTAAGGGCTTTAACAAGACATCGACTTAAAGACTTACTCATTGGGAAAGGGACTAAAGATGCACTTGCGTCCAATAATTGATCAGGTCTACATCCCAGTCTTCTCCCTTCATAAATCAGGTTGCCACCATGCAAAGAAATTGCTTCACTCATAAATCAATCAAAAAGGAGATGCTCAAGAAAAATCTCTTATAGGGACTACTAGTCATACAGCCATACATGAAAAAATTTGAAATTATTCCCCACAGAATTGGTCGGGAAAGTGACAACCCATTCTGAACTACGTCCATGGCACCTCACTACCGACTGCTTCCGAAATATGCCTAAATCCATGTTTCTCAAGCTGCATAAGGATGCCTTCTGAAATGCGAGGGACTAAATCGGGACCTTGAAAAATCCAACCTGTATAAAGCTGCACCAAAGAGGCACCCGCAGTAATTCGCTCCCAAGCGTCTTTTGAAGAAGAAATGCCCCCAACCCCTACAAGAGGAATAGATGAACCAACTATGGCTCTTAATCGTTTCAACACTTCCAAAGCTCTATCGCACAATGGTGTACCACTCAGACCTCCAGACTCCTCCTCGAGCGCTCGTCCAGTTTGAGGAAGAACTCTATTTTCTAAACCCAATCTATTTAAACTAGTATTCACAGCAATAATTCCTTCAAGACTTTCATCGGTAGCCAATCTTGCTAAATCGTCTATCTCTCGATCTTTTAAGTCTGGAGCAATCTTTACCAATAAAGGCGGACAACCATCTAGACCACGCAATCGTTCCACTAAAAGCCTTAACTGTCTTGGTTGCTGAAGGTCTCTCAATCCTGGAGTATTTGGAGAGCTGACATTAAGCACTACATAATCAGCAAAAGGAGCCAACAATTCAAGGGAGGCAAAATAATCATTAGAAGCAAGCTCTAAAGGTGTAATACGAGACTTCCCTAAATTTATCCCTATAGGGAAAAGTCGCTGTCCTCGAGGAAGTAAAGCCTGCTGTTCAAGGGTTCTATACATAACCCGAGCCCCCTTATTATTAAATCCCATACGATTTAATGCAGCTTGTTCAGCAGCAAGCCGAAATAATCGAGGTCGAGGATTTCCTTCCTGAGCATTAAAAGTAACTGTACCAAGCTCAGCAAAACCGAATCCAAATCGATCCCAAATTCCAGCCGCAATACCATTCTTATCAAAACCTGCAGCCAGCCCTATGGGATTAGGGAAACAACAACCAAAAAGTCTTTGCTCAAGTCGCAAATCTAATCGCTGCAAATCTTTTGCCATATCTGATAAAAGTCCAGATAAAAAAGGCCACTCCCTTCGTCGTGACACTTGACCTAAAACAGCCAATGCAATCTGTGTCAACTGCTCAGCATCAAAACCTTCGTCATTCCTCAAGAGAGGACCAAACCATCGTTGATAAAGATGTGCAGTTGGGCTTAAAGCAACTTGCGATTTCTCAGTCATTACATCGATCCTCTGATGAAATGATATTTTCCAAATTGTTCCGTAAACGCCACTTTTGGTTACTTAAAGGCTCTATAACCCAATCTCGCCAAACCCATGACTCAGTAATTGTTCGAATTTTTTCAATAGGCTCTTCGATTAATTGCGCGATCTCACCATCGCTGAGGGTATGACCAGAGTTGGCAAAATGATCTGCAAGCTCAAATCGTGTCAAAAGCTTCTGCAGATTCATTGGAGCAATATCCGAAATTGCTTTATCTCTAAGACTTGATTCGTGTGGAATTGAATTATCTTGATGATCAGTCCTGGTATTTAGTTTGATCGAAAGACCTTTGGAAAAAGCAACGGCAATCTTATCCACACGATCATTATCCTTATCCCCGCTGTGGCCCTTTACATAAGCAAAAGGAACCTGTTGCAATCGAGCATGATCCAAAGCCAACCACAAGTCTTTATTTAATACAGCCTTACCAGACGACGTACGCCATCCATTTTTTTTCCAAGCTGTTATCCATTTGGTAAAACCATCAATCAAATATTTGCTGTCCGTGCGAATCTGCAAATCTGGATGCATTGAAAACTGCTTTAGTCGTTTTAATGCTTCCAAAGCCGCCTGCAACTCCATCCGATTATTTGTAGTTGACCTGACGTGTCCTCCAAATTCTTCTAAAAAGCCATTTTCAAAACGAAACAGTACAGCCCAACCGCCTGGACCTGGATTACCACTGCATGCACCATCAGTTGCAGCCGCTATTACCCTTCCTAGAGGTTGATCAGTCATAAAAAAAGTATGTCAATTTCTTCAAGCATTCATCCTGGAAACTTAATTAGGAACAATACAAATCCCCACTACCACATTCCAACAGAAAGCTAATAAAGTAAAGATCTTTCTATAGGACAGTTGAAATAGCGCCCCTTTTATAAGGCATAATCCTGAGACAGGAAGTTATCTTTACGCTTGTGTGAGGGGTGAGGAATTTTTCAGGGTCGAAACAAGGAAAGACTCCTGGTAATTTCCACCTAAAAGACCCTGTCTATGACAGGGTCTTTTATTATTCTTAAATACATGAAAAATGCCGGCCAAAAATAAGCCGGCATAACAGAAGGAAACAAAAAATATCAAGAGGAAAGTCTCAATATCAATCAAACAATCATTTAAGGGTGACCTTACCCCCAGCTGCTTCAATAGCCTTTTTGACTGTTTCAGCTTCATCTTTTGCAACTCCTTCTTTAATGGTCTTAGGAGCTGCCTCAACCATAGCCTTGGCATCACCAAGACCAAGCCCTGTAGCTTCTCTAACTGCTTTCAAAACTTTGATCTTGGCTGAAGCCTCAAAGCTTTCAAGCACAACATCAAATTCAGTTTGTTCTTCAGCGGCTTCCCCAGGAGCTGCACCAGGTGCACCTGGTGCAGCCATAACTACACCAGCAGAAGCAGCAGCTGAGACTCCAAAAGCATCTTCAATTTGCTTGACAAGTTCAGAAGCCTCCAACAAAGAAAGAGTCTTTAAAGACTCAAGGATTTCATCAGTTTTTGCAGACATGAGTGGGATTCAGCAACAGATCAGAGTGGAAAATTAAAGTCGAAGGTCTTAGCTATTGCCTTTTTCGGCATGCTGGTTAATAGTCCTCGCTAGGCCAGAAGGAACCTCGTTAATACCCAATGCAACTTTAGTTGCAAGAGAATTAATTGCCCCAGCTATTTGAGCCATCAATACCTCCTTCGAAGGCAGATTCCCAATAGCCTTAATCTCATCTTGAGAAAGAAGCTTGCCTTCAAACAAGCCTCCTTTTGTTTGAGATTTTTTGGTGTCCTTTTGAAAAGATTGAACAGCCTTAACTGCACCACCCACATCCCCTTTTACAAGGACAAAAGCATTTGTGCCTTTCAATAAGGATTCGAGATTCTCCCAAGCACTATTTCCATCAATAGCACGACGCATCAAGGTATTTTTTGTAACCTTGCATACACCATTCTGAGCCTGCAAACGATTTCGCAAGTCAGAAATTTCCTTGACAGAAAGTCCTTGATAATCAAGGACTAGTGCTAATTCAGCCTCATCGAGGAGTCCTTTTAACTCTTCGACAATCTGTTGCTTGCTCTCCAGAGTGCGGCCCATAGTATTTGGATCGAGTCAGGTGAACAAGCTGGACATGCAGCCGGAGCTCAGCTCCATTATTGGAAACGAGGCCGCATTAGTTCATATCCCTAGGGGAAAACCTTAGCGTTCACCTCGGCAGGAATTATAAAATTCAAATTTGATGTAATTACATCAAAATGAATTTGTTACCTGCTGTCTTTGGCCGGGAGCACGCCCGTTGGCTTTCGCCATATATAAGATACAACAAAACGGTTACCCTTCTTGCTGCATATCTTGTAGTGCTGTGACATCCACTGCCACTGAAGGACCCATTGTAGAAGTCAAATAAAGACTCTTCCAGTAACGGCCCTTAGCACCACTTGGCTTATTGCGATCAATAGATTCCTGCAAAGTCCTCAAATTTTCCAGCAAGTCTTCTGCTTTAAAGCTTGCCTTGCCAAATCGAACATGAACAATACCTGCACGATCAGCTCTGAATTCCAATTTTCCAGCTTTAAATTCCTTAATTGCAGACTTCAAATCAGTCGTAACTGTGCCAGCTTTGGGATTAGGCATCAAGCCACGTGGTCCTAAAACTCGACCCAACTTTGCGACCTTAGGCATCATCTCGGGAGTAGAAATAAGTAAATCAAACTCCATCGAACCTTTAGAAATAGTCTCTACCAGCTCATCCTCTCCAACAAGATCTGCTCCTGCAGATTTTGCTTCAGCCACCTTTTCTCCTTTTGCTATCACAGCAATACGAACAGCTTGACCAGTTCCATTTGGCAGCGCAACGGTAGTCCTCAATTGTTGGTCTGTATATTTAGGATCTATCCCTAAACGAGCGTGAACTTCCAAGGTCTCGTCAAACTTGGCTGTAGCATTTTCTTGGACAAGTTTTATTGCCTCTAAAGGGGAATAGATTCGATCTTCAACCTTTGCAGAAAGATTGCTAAAGCGCTTTGATAGTTTTTTCATAACAAAATTGGGGTGCTAACGGCAAAACTTGCCTTCCCCATAAATGAACAAGAGAAAGATTAACCCCTAAGAGGGCTTTAGAAAGACTTAATCACTAATAGAGACTCCCATATTGCGAGCAGTGCCCTCAATAATACGCATTGCAGAGTCAACCGTGCTGCAATTTAAATCAGGGAGTTTTGTCTTAGCTATTTCCTCCAATTGGGCACGCGTAATTGTGCCAACCGTTCCCTTTGCAGATTCACCAGATCCTTTCTCAATACCTGCAGCTTTGGTAATGAGTACCGATGCTGGAGGAGTCTTGGTAATGAAGGTAAAACTTCTGTCTTCAAAGACAGAAATTTCCACAGGGATCACAAATCCCGCTTTGTCCTGAGTTCGAGCGTTGTACTCCTTACAGAACGCCATGATATTGACCCCATGCTGACCGAGGGCTGGACCCACCGGTGGCGCGGGATTCGCTTTGCCGGCCTGGAGGGCCAACTTAATCACGGCTACTACTTT includes:
- a CDS encoding threonine-phosphate decarboxylase encodes the protein MSEAISLHGGNLIYEGRRLGCRPDQLLDASASLVPFPMSKSLSRCLVKALREDVLHHYPDRDYLELRQAIAKWHQIDAAMVLPGNGAAELITWAARDASFQGLSSLPSPGFADYERALRCWQAAFRYESLPRVWSATRPQLFPLTPKSDVLWITNPHNPTGQLWSRESIKSCLPNYKLVICDEAFLPLVPCGEDESLVSLIANNSNLVVIRSLTKLFSLPGLRIGYAIGDPERLERWKNWRDPWPLNALAIAGGIYLMTNTPPVESWIQRVHRWVEKEGQWIYRNLDQLPGITPYPSAANFLLIEGDVSLLSINEQMAQKRILLRDCRSFVDLDERWLRISLQGRLDNRRIVNALGTCLSH
- the rplJ gene encoding 50S ribosomal protein L10 produces the protein MGRTLESKQQIVEELKGLLDEAELALVLDYQGLSVKEISDLRNRLQAQNGVCKVTKNTLMRRAIDGNSAWENLESLLKGTNAFVLVKGDVGGAVKAVQSFQKDTKKSQTKGGLFEGKLLSQDEIKAIGNLPSKEVLMAQIAGAINSLATKVALGINEVPSGLARTINQHAEKGNS
- the rplA gene encoding 50S ribosomal protein L1 produces the protein MKKLSKRFSNLSAKVEDRIYSPLEAIKLVQENATAKFDETLEVHARLGIDPKYTDQQLRTTVALPNGTGQAVRIAVIAKGEKVAEAKSAGADLVGEDELVETISKGSMEFDLLISTPEMMPKVAKLGRVLGPRGLMPNPKAGTVTTDLKSAIKEFKAGKLEFRADRAGIVHVRFGKASFKAEDLLENLRTLQESIDRNKPSGAKGRYWKSLYLTSTMGPSVAVDVTALQDMQQEG
- a CDS encoding phosphoglycerate kinase; protein product: MAKRSLSNLSPADLSGKRVLVRVDFNVPLNNQGQITDDTRIRAAIPTINDLIHKSARVILCAHFGRPKGEVKEGMRLTPVAARLSELLNKQVQKSNSCIGEDASNKVSAMENGDILLLENVRFFAEEENNEPGFAKSLASLAEVYVNDAFGAAHRAHASTEGVTKFLSPNVAGYLMEKELQYLQGAIDQPKRPLAAIVGGSKVSSKIGVLESLIDKCDKVLIGGGMIFTFYKARGLDVGKSLIENDKLELAKNLEEKAKAKGVELLLPSDVVLADDFSPDANSKITSINAMPDGWMGLDIGPESIATFQSALENCQTVIWNGPMGVFEFDKFAKGTNAIASTLAKIGSTGCCTIIGGGDSVAAVEKAGLAEKMSHISTGGGASLELLEGKVLPGVAALDEAS
- a CDS encoding quinone-dependent dihydroorotate dehydrogenase; the encoded protein is MTEKSQVALSPTAHLYQRWFGPLLRNDEGFDAEQLTQIALAVLGQVSRRREWPFLSGLLSDMAKDLQRLDLRLEQRLFGCCFPNPIGLAAGFDKNGIAAGIWDRFGFGFAELGTVTFNAQEGNPRPRLFRLAAEQAALNRMGFNNKGARVMYRTLEQQALLPRGQRLFPIGINLGKSRITPLELASNDYFASLELLAPFADYVVLNVSSPNTPGLRDLQQPRQLRLLVERLRGLDGCPPLLVKIAPDLKDREIDDLARLATDESLEGIIAVNTSLNRLGLENRVLPQTGRALEEESGGLSGTPLCDRALEVLKRLRAIVGSSIPLVGVGGISSSKDAWERITAGASLVQLYTGWIFQGPDLVPRISEGILMQLEKHGFRHISEAVGSEVPWT
- the rplL gene encoding 50S ribosomal protein L7/L12 translates to MSAKTDEILESLKTLSLLEASELVKQIEDAFGVSAAASAGVVMAAPGAPGAAPGEAAEEQTEFDVVLESFEASAKIKVLKAVREATGLGLGDAKAMVEAAPKTIKEGVAKDEAETVKKAIEAAGGKVTLK
- the rplK gene encoding 50S ribosomal protein L11, yielding MAKKVVAVIKLALQAGKANPAPPVGPALGQHGVNIMAFCKEYNARTQDKAGFVIPVEISVFEDRSFTFITKTPPASVLITKAAGIEKGSGESAKGTVGTITRAQLEEIAKTKLPDLNCSTVDSAMRIIEGTARNMGVSISD
- the murG gene encoding undecaprenyldiphospho-muramoylpentapeptide beta-N-acetylglucosaminyltransferase, producing MPKLLIAASGTGGHIYPALAVAKALPATWQCRWIGVPDRLEAKIIPTEYHLTTVSAGGLQNSFFHKLLRLLQALAVSLKIRRLIKKEKIQVVFTTGGYIAAPAILAARLCQIPVLLHESNVIPGKVTRFMGRFCKVVAIGLPDTARQIPRIKTILTGTPVRAEFYQIQPVPTWVPIGSGPLLIVIGGSQGAIGLNRMVRPLLPSLLEAGCRVVHITGNNDKEINHINHPNLIEKKFTEEVAGLLQNADLAISRAGAGSISELAICGTPSILVPFPNASDRHQDANASCVASFGGAVIVHQHKANEYSLRNNITYLLNPRLSTKGSKEDLLLTMSKQIRKLAVKDAEKRIVKLLEGLI
- a CDS encoding universal stress protein, whose amino-acid sequence is MFETVLFPIGHPRQAIDTAKKALDLARAQQSQLILLVVEDPEGTDGNDSTLRKNILETILDRSQQAGIVCEALNRKGKPAFVICDVADEKNVDLIVMGTKGINLEEEKESIAVRVIQLAPCPVLVVP
- a CDS encoding ribonuclease H, translating into MTDQPLGRVIAAATDGACSGNPGPGGWAVLFRFENGFLEEFGGHVRSTTNNRMELQAALEALKRLKQFSMHPDLQIRTDSKYLIDGFTKWITAWKKNGWRTSSGKAVLNKDLWLALDHARLQQVPFAYVKGHSGDKDNDRVDKIAVAFSKGLSIKLNTRTDHQDNSIPHESSLRDKAISDIAPMNLQKLLTRFELADHFANSGHTLSDGEIAQLIEEPIEKIRTITESWVWRDWVIEPLSNQKWRLRNNLENIISSEDRCND